In a single window of the Frondihabitans peucedani genome:
- the mtrB gene encoding MtrAB system histidine kinase MtrB, with translation MRPVPWRRWLRRFLGLWRSSLEFRTIAITVILSGIAVTIIGASISVSIGTNVYEQRRQQIESESQRATQLAQNIFDSATATEDNNQVELDSLQNQAQSAILSSTSSPGGTSIAILRTPGQTTSQTIQNIASPDFPNSSISKAMRSAVAGETEKLHLQAVELTTSSGRSPGIAVGSTLQVPTAGQYELYLVYDLADAQKTLDFMQQTLAIGSIALVLLIAVITYVVVRLVVGPIRIAAATSQKIAAGHLEERIPEAGQDVIATLGRSFNGMADAMQRQIEQLADLSRMQQRFVSDVSHELRTPLTTIRLAGDMLYDNRDTFDPAAARTAELLHTQVDRFETLLADLLEISRFDAGAVELETEPVAIVRLVEQSVDEFYPLAEGTGSTLTVTARGGYFDAEIDPRRVRRILRNLVGNAIEHGEGRPIEVVVDSDASAVAIAVDDHGAGMIPAFTERVFDRFWRADPSRKRTIGGTGLGLSISREDAVLHGGSLEVWSEPGIGTRFVVTLPRRRGATITTSPIALDERRRSEPEGGGR, from the coding sequence GTGCGCCCGGTCCCGTGGCGGAGGTGGCTGAGGCGGTTCCTCGGCCTGTGGCGCTCGTCGCTGGAGTTCCGCACCATCGCCATCACCGTGATCCTGTCGGGGATCGCGGTCACGATCATCGGCGCCTCCATCTCGGTGAGCATCGGCACCAACGTGTACGAGCAGCGCCGCCAGCAGATCGAGTCGGAGTCGCAGCGGGCGACGCAGCTCGCCCAGAACATCTTCGACTCGGCGACCGCCACCGAGGACAACAACCAGGTCGAGCTCGACTCCCTGCAGAACCAGGCCCAGTCGGCGATCCTGTCGTCGACGTCGAGCCCGGGCGGGACGAGCATCGCGATCCTGCGGACCCCCGGCCAGACCACCTCGCAGACGATCCAGAACATCGCCAGCCCCGACTTCCCGAACTCGTCGATCTCGAAGGCGATGCGCTCGGCGGTCGCCGGCGAGACCGAGAAGCTGCACCTGCAGGCGGTCGAGCTGACGACGAGCAGCGGGCGCTCTCCGGGCATCGCGGTGGGCTCGACGCTCCAGGTCCCGACGGCGGGGCAGTACGAGCTGTACCTCGTCTACGACCTCGCCGACGCGCAGAAGACGCTCGACTTCATGCAGCAGACCCTCGCCATCGGCTCGATCGCCCTGGTGCTCCTCATCGCGGTGATCACGTACGTGGTCGTCCGGCTCGTGGTCGGACCGATCAGGATCGCCGCCGCCACCAGTCAGAAGATCGCCGCGGGCCACCTCGAGGAGCGGATCCCGGAGGCCGGCCAGGACGTCATCGCGACCCTCGGCCGCTCCTTCAACGGCATGGCCGACGCGATGCAGCGCCAGATCGAGCAGCTCGCCGACCTGTCGCGCATGCAGCAGCGCTTCGTCTCCGACGTCTCGCACGAGCTGCGGACGCCGCTGACCACGATCCGGCTGGCCGGCGACATGCTGTACGACAACCGCGACACGTTCGATCCCGCCGCCGCGCGCACGGCCGAGCTCCTCCACACGCAGGTCGACCGCTTCGAGACCCTCCTCGCCGACCTCCTCGAGATCTCCCGCTTCGATGCCGGAGCCGTGGAGCTCGAGACGGAGCCGGTGGCGATCGTCCGTCTCGTCGAGCAGAGCGTCGACGAGTTCTACCCGCTCGCCGAGGGTACCGGGTCGACGCTCACGGTGACCGCGCGCGGCGGCTACTTCGATGCGGAGATCGACCCGAGACGGGTGCGCAGGATCCTGCGGAACCTCGTCGGCAACGCCATCGAGCACGGGGAGGGCCGTCCGATCGAGGTCGTCGTCGACAGCGACGCCTCGGCCGTCGCGATCGCCGTCGACGACCACGGCGCCGGCATGATCCCGGCCTTCACGGAGCGCGTCTTCGACCGCTTCTGGCGGGCCGATCCGTCGAGGAAGCGCACCATCGGCGGCACCGGTCTCGGCCTCTCGATCAGCCGGGAGGACGCCGTGCTCCACGGCGGCAGCCTCGAGGTCTGGTCGGAGCCCGGGATCGGCACCCGCTTCGTCGTCACGCTTCCCCGACGTCGAGGAGCTACCATCACGACGTCTCCGATCGCGCTCGACGAGCGCCGGCGGAGCGAGCCCGAGGGAGGCGGCCGATGA
- a CDS encoding GerMN domain-containing protein, which yields MIRSLSRRVRLVAVGIVAALALAGCASIPSTGGVQTGDPITSNVQSDIEYLPSGPVPGSDQERILRGFVAAGTGSQGDYAVAREYLTDSFAKKWNPRAGVIVRQGSGAFSSTSDSQATFTVQSAATVDAEGHYTESPPSTSTDLSFKFVKVDKEWRLSYAPDGIQLSTANFDLVFRPHAVYFFDPTYTYLVPDQRWFLARTSTTTRIVTALLAGPSTWLRGAVVSAFPEGTQLSLGSVTVSSGTAKVDLTRDAISADSTARSRMHAQLLASLATVATVSAVDVSVEGNALSIPDSSALPQTNPTVDARPLVIAKGQFGWASPTSISPIDGLTKAVTALDPTSVELATKQNVAAVGSPSGVFAVKEDGVARKVDSRSGLVDPSLDDLGYVWSAKSDAPRSLTAYSLEGVAHPVTSSLPTDQRLISFKVSRDGTRIVLLLNADGVTRLLVAAIIRDGDHVPTKLGDPLELTPPAGNPVSVTWVDELTVATLSTNDAGDSLVSEDDVGGETTDLGRPSGTGVEIVGGNGADRVRVLTAAGDLLEPRGNGWEDTGISADLLATQR from the coding sequence ATGATCCGGAGCCTCTCCCGCCGCGTCCGGCTCGTGGCCGTGGGCATCGTCGCAGCGCTCGCGCTCGCCGGGTGCGCGAGCATCCCGTCGACCGGGGGAGTGCAGACCGGCGACCCGATCACGAGCAACGTGCAGAGCGACATCGAGTACCTCCCCTCCGGCCCGGTGCCCGGGAGCGACCAGGAGCGGATCCTGCGCGGTTTCGTCGCCGCCGGCACCGGTTCGCAGGGCGACTACGCGGTCGCGCGCGAGTACCTCACCGACTCGTTCGCCAAGAAGTGGAATCCGCGCGCCGGCGTCATCGTGCGCCAGGGCTCGGGTGCCTTCTCGTCGACCTCGGACTCGCAGGCGACCTTCACCGTGCAGAGCGCAGCCACGGTCGACGCCGAGGGGCACTACACGGAGTCGCCGCCGTCGACTTCCACCGACCTCAGCTTCAAGTTCGTGAAGGTCGACAAGGAGTGGCGGCTGAGCTACGCGCCCGACGGCATCCAGCTCTCGACGGCCAACTTCGACCTCGTCTTCCGGCCGCACGCCGTCTACTTCTTCGACCCGACCTACACGTACCTCGTGCCCGACCAGCGGTGGTTCCTCGCCCGCACCTCGACGACGACCCGGATCGTCACGGCGCTCCTCGCCGGGCCGTCGACCTGGCTGCGCGGCGCCGTGGTGTCGGCGTTCCCCGAGGGCACGCAGCTCTCGCTCGGGTCGGTCACCGTCTCGTCGGGGACGGCGAAGGTCGACCTCACCCGCGACGCCATCTCGGCCGACTCGACCGCGCGCTCCAGGATGCACGCTCAGCTCCTCGCGAGCCTCGCGACGGTGGCGACGGTGAGCGCGGTCGACGTGAGCGTCGAGGGCAACGCGCTGTCGATCCCCGACTCCAGCGCCCTGCCGCAGACGAACCCGACGGTCGACGCGCGGCCGCTCGTGATCGCGAAGGGCCAGTTCGGCTGGGCGAGCCCGACGTCGATCTCGCCGATCGACGGACTCACCAAGGCGGTGACCGCGCTCGACCCGACGTCGGTCGAGCTCGCGACGAAGCAGAACGTCGCCGCGGTCGGCTCGCCCTCCGGGGTGTTCGCGGTCAAGGAGGACGGCGTCGCCCGCAAGGTCGACTCCCGCTCGGGGCTCGTCGACCCGTCGCTCGACGACCTCGGCTACGTCTGGAGCGCGAAGTCCGACGCACCCCGGTCGCTCACCGCGTACTCGCTCGAGGGCGTCGCCCACCCCGTCACGTCGTCTCTGCCGACCGACCAGCGGCTCATCTCGTTCAAGGTGTCGAGAGACGGAACCAGGATCGTGCTCCTCCTGAACGCCGACGGCGTCACCCGGCTCCTCGTGGCGGCGATCATCCGCGACGGCGACCACGTGCCCACGAAGCTCGGCGACCCGCTCGAGCTCACGCCCCCGGCGGGGAACCCGGTCTCGGTCACCTGGGTAGACGAGCTGACCGTCGCGACCCTCTCGACCAACGACGCCGGCGACTCGCTCGTCTCCGAGGACGACGTCGGCGGCGAGACGACCGACCTCGGCCGCCCCTCGGGCACGGGCGTCGAGATCGTCGGCGGGAACGGCGCCGACCGCGTCCGCGTGCTGACCGCCGCGGGAGACCTCCTGGAGCCCCGCGGCAACGGCTGGGAAGACACGGGCATCTCAGCCGACCTCCTCGCGACCCAGCGCTAG
- a CDS encoding DUF4350 domain-containing protein, whose translation MTTTANRPDVRQRTSGRPAGGASRSRAALIAAGVVVVIVFAILAIVGITGRGGQALSATSTGPDGAAALVSVLRQHGIEVVEAPTLAEARSAAADDPSSTTVLAYDPGPYLTPSQWKRLAGSASRTVVVQPDAGALDALAPGTTIRGDLAGTLSPGCDLPALRKTREITGSGTGYTTTDSSAVRCLSAGTSASYGLVQVSRDGGEHTTTILGASGALTNSSITDDDNAAFALTLLGQTDRLVWYLPSVDDLPNGSGSFASLTPGWVTPSVVLLAAAALAAAFWRGRRLGPLVVENLPVVVRSTETMEGRARLYERGENRRHALDQLRIGTLGRLAALLGLGRAAGVDEVVLRTADLIGADPRQLRHVLVDADPQDDRHLLALSDSLRDLEGAVARAVRPR comes from the coding sequence GTGACGACCACAGCCAATCGCCCCGACGTCCGGCAGCGCACGTCCGGCCGTCCGGCCGGGGGCGCCTCCCGGTCGAGGGCCGCCCTGATCGCCGCAGGCGTCGTCGTCGTGATCGTCTTCGCGATCCTGGCGATCGTGGGCATCACCGGCCGCGGAGGTCAGGCGCTCTCGGCGACGAGCACCGGGCCCGACGGCGCGGCCGCCCTGGTCAGCGTGCTGCGGCAGCACGGCATCGAGGTCGTCGAGGCGCCGACCCTCGCCGAGGCACGGTCGGCAGCGGCGGACGACCCCTCCTCAACCACCGTCCTCGCCTACGACCCGGGGCCCTACCTCACTCCGTCCCAGTGGAAGCGGCTGGCAGGATCGGCCTCGCGGACCGTCGTCGTTCAGCCCGACGCGGGAGCCCTCGACGCGCTCGCCCCGGGCACCACGATCCGCGGCGACCTCGCCGGGACCCTCTCGCCCGGCTGCGACCTGCCCGCCCTGCGGAAGACCCGCGAGATCACAGGATCCGGCACCGGCTACACGACCACCGACTCGTCGGCCGTCCGCTGCCTGTCCGCCGGCACGTCCGCCAGCTACGGCCTCGTCCAGGTCAGCCGCGACGGCGGCGAGCACACGACGACCATCCTCGGCGCGTCCGGAGCACTCACCAACAGCTCCATCACCGACGACGACAACGCCGCGTTCGCGCTCACCCTGCTCGGACAGACCGACCGCCTCGTCTGGTACCTCCCGTCGGTCGACGACCTCCCGAATGGCTCCGGCTCGTTCGCCTCGCTGACGCCGGGCTGGGTGACGCCCTCGGTCGTGCTGCTCGCAGCGGCGGCCCTCGCTGCGGCGTTCTGGCGCGGTCGACGCCTCGGGCCGCTGGTCGTCGAGAACCTCCCCGTCGTCGTCCGCTCCACCGAGACGATGGAGGGCCGGGCCCGGCTCTACGAGCGCGGCGAGAACCGCCGACACGCCCTCGACCAGCTCCGCATCGGGACCCTCGGCCGCCTCGCCGCCCTCCTCGGGCTCGGACGGGCAGCCGGCGTCGACGAGGTCGTCCTCCGGACGGCCGACCTGATCGGTGCCGACCCCCGGCAGCTCCGCCACGTCCTCGTCGACGCCGACCCGCAGGACGACCGCCACCTCCTCGCCCTGAGCGACAGCCTCCGCGACCTCGAGGGCGCCGTCGCCCGCGCGGTCCGGCCGAGGTGA
- a CDS encoding DUF4129 domain-containing protein, which produces MTAPLAPSADEARRWLQEELAKPGYSGARPGLLDRLATAFSDWLDSLRFGGVSGSPALLLVVLLALVIAGLVVLFGIYGLPRLNRRSTRADALFGDDDTRPARDLRASAERAAAEGDFDLAVVETYRALARALSERGLVATSPGTTAHSFAIRAAVVFESRRASILDAARVFDGVRYLDRVAAEDDYVRLRDLDRELEATPVDTRVRSSAGALS; this is translated from the coding sequence GTGACGGCACCCCTCGCGCCCTCCGCCGACGAGGCACGGCGCTGGCTCCAGGAGGAGCTGGCGAAGCCCGGGTACAGCGGCGCGCGCCCGGGCCTTCTCGACAGGCTGGCCACGGCGTTCTCGGACTGGCTCGACTCCCTGCGCTTCGGGGGCGTCTCCGGCTCGCCGGCCCTCCTGCTCGTCGTGCTGCTGGCCCTCGTGATCGCGGGTCTCGTCGTCCTGTTCGGCATCTACGGCCTGCCGCGCCTGAATCGACGGTCGACGAGAGCCGACGCGCTCTTCGGCGACGACGACACCCGGCCGGCCCGCGACCTGCGGGCCTCGGCCGAGCGCGCAGCGGCGGAGGGCGACTTCGACCTGGCCGTCGTCGAGACCTACCGGGCACTCGCCAGGGCCCTCTCGGAGCGCGGGCTCGTCGCCACCTCCCCCGGCACGACGGCGCACTCCTTCGCTATCCGCGCGGCGGTCGTGTTCGAGTCGCGACGCGCGTCGATCCTCGACGCCGCCCGGGTGTTCGACGGGGTCCGGTACCTCGACCGCGTCGCGGCGGAGGACGACTACGTCCGGCTCCGCGACCTCGACCGCGAACTCGAGGCGACTCCCGTCGACACCCGCGTCCGCTCGAGCGCCGGAGCCCTGTCGTGA
- the mtrA gene encoding MtrAB system response regulator MtrA has product MTPRILVVDDDPALAEMIGIVLRADGFDPSFCGDGAAALDAFHETTPDLVLLDLMLPGLDGIEVCRALRAESGVPIIMLTAKSDTTDVVRGLESGADDYVVKPFNPKELVARIRTRLRPAPESASDTLTVGDLTVDVAAHEVRRGDDVINLTPLEFELLLALASKPQQVFTREMLLEQVWGYHYKADTRLVNVHVQRLRAKVEHDPDNPRIVSTVRGVGYRAGASV; this is encoded by the coding sequence ATGACCCCGCGAATCCTGGTGGTAGACGACGATCCTGCGCTCGCCGAGATGATCGGCATCGTGCTCCGGGCCGACGGCTTCGATCCCTCCTTCTGCGGCGACGGCGCCGCGGCCCTCGACGCGTTCCACGAGACCACGCCAGATCTCGTGCTCCTCGACCTCATGCTGCCCGGGCTCGACGGCATCGAGGTGTGTCGCGCCCTCCGCGCCGAGAGCGGCGTGCCGATCATCATGCTGACGGCCAAGAGCGACACCACCGACGTCGTCCGCGGCCTCGAGTCGGGCGCCGACGACTACGTCGTCAAGCCGTTCAACCCCAAAGAGCTCGTCGCCCGGATCCGCACGCGCCTGCGCCCCGCACCCGAGTCGGCCAGCGACACCTTGACGGTCGGCGACCTCACCGTCGACGTCGCAGCCCACGAGGTGCGCCGCGGCGACGACGTCATCAACCTCACCCCGCTGGAGTTCGAGCTCCTCCTCGCCCTCGCGTCGAAGCCGCAGCAGGTGTTCACCCGCGAGATGCTGCTCGAGCAGGTCTGGGGCTACCACTACAAGGCCGACACCCGGCTGGTCAACGTGCACGTGCAGCGCCTCCGCGCCAAGGTCGAGCACGACCCCGACAACCCGCGCATCGTGAGCACCGTGCGCGGCGTCGGCTACCGGGCCGGCGCGAGCGTCTAG